In the genome of Chelmon rostratus isolate fCheRos1 chromosome 24, fCheRos1.pri, whole genome shotgun sequence, one region contains:
- the LOC121627499 gene encoding heparan-sulfate 6-O-sulfotransferase 3-B-like, translating to MEEKFNRLIFIPIAAVLFLMIGYQYVCPADSNTCHFRSDDKGLFQRYSSGFELLYTEPEADEDLPSKITSKFNFTERDLDRHVDFNIRGDDVMVFLHIQKTGGTTFGRHLVKNIELEQPCDCMAGQRKCTCHRPGKAESWLFSRFSTGWSCGLHADWTELTSCVPVVMNKRDKKSAPKSKRNFYYITMLRDPVSRYLSEWKHVQRGATWKTALHMCDGRPPTQDELPACYSGEDWTGVPLADFMSCPSNLANNRQVRMLADLSLVGCYNMSSVSELERGHVLLASAKANLRNMAFYGLTEFQRKTQYLFERTFGLRFIRAFTQINSTRAASVGISEKVRWRIEGLNALDVELYEYAKELFLRRYQYNRQKQHQEERLRRWQERQQRQRLHRTYLAQLWRLGGGGGEEEEEEVKVLEEVATTEDYSSQVVRW from the exons ATGGAGGAGAAGTTCAATAGACTCATCTTCATTCCCATTGCGGCGGTGCTCTTCTTAATGATCGGCTACCAGTATGTGTGCCCGGCGGACAGCAACACCTGCCACTTCAGAAGTGACGACAAAGGGCTTTTCCAGCGGTATTCATCGGGGTTTGAGTTGCTTTACACCGAGCCGGAGGCGGACGAGGACCTTCCCTCCAAAATCACGTCCAAATTTAACTTCACGGAGCGGGACCTGGACAGGCACGTCGACTTCAACATCCGAGGAGATGATGTGATGGTGTTCCTCCATATTCAGAAGACCGGCGGGACGACGTTTGGGCGCCACCTGGTCAAGAATATCGAGCTGGAGCAGCCGTGCGACTGCATGGCCGGCCAGAGGAAATGCACCTGTCACCGGCCAGGTAAAGCCGAGTCGTGGCTCTTCTCGCGCTTCTCCACGGGCTGGAGTTGCGGCTTGCACGCGGACTGGACCGAGCTCACGAGCTGTGTTCCCGTAGTGATGAACAAGAGGGACAAGAAGAGCGCCCCGAAGAGCAAAAG GAATTTCTACTACATCACCATGCTACGCGACCCTGTGTCACGCTACCTCAGTGAGTGGAAGCATGTGCAGCGTGGGGCCACTTGGAAAACCGCCCTCCACATGTGTGACGGCCGCCCGCCTACTCAGGACGAGCTCCCCGCCTGCTACAGCGGTGAAGACTGGACAGGCGTGCCCCTGGCAGACTTCATGAGCTGCCCTTCTAACCTCGCCAACAACCGCCAGGTCCGCATGCTGGCCGACCTCAGCCTGGTGGGCTGCTACAACATGTCCTCCGTTAGCGAGCTGGAGCGAGGCCACGTGCTGCTCGCCAGCGCCAAGGCCAACCTGCGCAACATGGCCTTCTACGGCCTGACGGAGTTCCAGCGCAAGACGCAGTACCTGTTCGAGCGGACGTTCGGCCTGCGCTTCATCCGGGCCTTCACGCAGATCAACAGCACGCGCGCCGCCAGCGTGGGAATCAGCGAGAAGGTGCGGTGGCGCATCGAGGGGCTGAACGCCCTCGACGTGGAGCTGTACGAGTACGCCAAGGAGCTGTTCCTGCGGCGCTACCAGTACAACCGCCAGAAGCAGCACCAGGAGGAGCGTTTGAGGAGGTGGcaggagaggcagcagaggcagcggcTGCACAGGACCTATCTGGCTCAGCTGTGGAGactaggaggaggaggaggggaggaggaagaggaggaggtgaaggtgcTAGAGGAGGTTGCCACGACAGAGGACTACAGCAGCCAGGTGGTGCGGTGGTGA
- the LOC121627150 gene encoding 2-oxoglutarate receptor 1-like, whose amino-acid sequence MASILYYGEDHNCTNVDRLIKRYYLPVSYAIIAIVGLVGNVTSISIYLTKLRPWKSSSIIMVNLALTDLLYVLSMPFLVYYYSNGDSWTLGSFMCRFVRFGFHFNLYGSILFLTCLATFRYVVVIKPLLAAQVQQKFWGITACLAVWIIAAAEITPMLTMISLEERNNKTYCLDFASTIPVDEVRWYGWMLTALGFLLPLVVVFMCYIGMVKELAKGPSTTSPCRMRARRVTVLILVVFVACFLPYHILRVLRIETRRTQGTPCMVERVVHAAYIISRPLAGLNTFFNLALYTLSGDKFRRAFLSTFYWESWLTKARSLLHLAIISKESSDMPAA is encoded by the coding sequence ATGGCTAGCATCCTCTACTACGGAGAAGATCACAACTGCACCAACGTGGACCGACTGATTAAACGCTATTACCTGCCAGTCTCCTACGCCATCATCGCCATTGTGGGCCTTGTGGGAAATGTAACCTCCATTAGCATTTACCTGACGAAGCTGCGTCCCtggaagagcagcagcatcatcatggTCAACCTTGCGCTGACCGACCTCCTCTACGTCCTCAGCATGCCCTTTCTGGTCTACTACTACAGTAACGGTGATTCGTGGACTCTCGGCAGCTTCATGTGCCGCTTTGTGCGCTTTGGGTTTCATTTTAACCTGTATGGGAGTATCCTCTTCCTGACGTGTCTCGCCACGTTCCGCTACGTGGTGGTGATCAAACCTTTGCTGGCGGCACAGGTGCAGCAGAAGTTTTGGGGTATAACTGCGTGCTTGGCTGTCTGGATCATCGCCGCGGCCGAAATCACACCCATGCTGACCATGATATCCTTGGAGGAGCGCAACAACAAGACCTACTGCTTGGACTTTGCCAGCACCATACCGGTCGATGAGGTGCGGTGGTATGGTTGGATGCTCACTGCGCTCGGATTTCTACTCCCTCTAGTGGTGGTGTTCATGTGCTACATCGGTATGGTGAAAGAATTGGCGAAAGGGCCAAGCACAACCAGTCCATGTCGGATGCGGGCGCGTCGCGTTACCGTGCTGATCCTGGTGGTGTTTGTGGCGTGCTTCCTGCCATATCACATCTTGCGTGTGTTGCGGATCGAAACACGAAGGACGCAAGGCACGCCGTGCATGGTGGAGCGCGTCGTGCATGCAGCGTATATTATCTCGAGACCTCTGGCTGGActcaacacattttttaaccTGGCTTTGTACACTCTTTCAGGAGATAAGTTCAGGAGGGCCTTCCTCAGCACTTTTTACTGGGAAAGCTGGCTGACCAAGGCCAGGTCGCTGCTCCACCTCGCCATCATCAGCAAGGAAAGCAGTGACATGCCCGCTGCATGA
- the LOC121627149 gene encoding kelch-like protein 41b: MDPNAIKEELRLFQSTLLQDGLKELLNENKFVDCTLKVGDRSFPCHRLILAACSPYFREIFFTEDGKEVENTKEVVLDDVNPSTLGMVIQYLYSAEIDLTDDNVQNIIAVANRFQIPSVFTVCVNYLQKKLSLGNCMAIFRMGLVLNCPRLAVAARNYIADRFEVLYKDEEFLKLAAHELFAIIGGDSLNVGKEELVFEAVMAWVRHDKERIKVLKDAFNCIRFRLLPEKYFKDRVEADEIIKADPELQKTIQVIRDAFKGKLPEKPKKKEGQEGADAEGEEEGTLFPGFLNDNRRHGMYVRDFILMINDTAAVAYDVSENECFLAAMSEQVPRNHVSLVSQKNQLYIIGGLFVDEENKDVPLQCYVYLLDPLTSDWVALPPMPSPRCLFNIGESENLLFAVAGKDLQTNESLDTVMCYDVERMKWSEAKKLPLKIHGHAVISHKGLVYCIGGKTDDNKALNKMFVYNHKQSDWRELAGMKTPRSMFGAVVHNGKIVVAGGVNEEGLTATCEAFDFTTNKWEPFTEFPQERSSVNLLSSGGSLYAVGGFAMVQMENKEVAPTEVTDVWQYEDDKKQWSGMLREMRYAAGSSCVSMHLNAARMPKL; the protein is encoded by the exons ATGGACCCCAACGCCATCAAGGAGGAGCTGCGCCTGTTTCAAAGCACCCTGCTCCAGGACgggctgaaggagctgctgaatgAGAACAAGTTTGTGGACTGCACCCTGAAAGTAGGCGACCGCAGCTTCCCCTGCCATCGGCTGATCTTGGCCGCCTGCAGCCCTTACTTCAGGGAGATCTTCTTCACAGAGGATGggaaggaggtggagaacaCCAAGGAGGTCGTCCTGGATGATGTCAACCCTTCCACCCTGGGCATGGTCATCCAGTACCTCTACTCTGCCGAGATTGATCTCACAGATGACAACGTACAGAATATAATTGCTGTGGCGAACAGGTTCCAGATCCCGTCTGTCTTCACGGTGTGTGTCAACTACCTTCAGAAGAAGCTGTCTCTGGGCAACTGCATGGCCATTTTCAGGATGGGGCTGGTGCTCAACTGTCCCAGGCTCGCCGTGGCTGCACGCAACTACATTGCAGACCGTTTTGAGGTCCTCTACAAAGACGAGGAGTTCCTCAAGCTCGCAGCCCATGAACTGTTCGCCATCATCGGTGGAGACTCGCTGAATGTGGGGAAGGAGGAGCTGGTGTTTGAGGCGGTCATGGCCTGGGTCCGCCATGACAAGGAGCGCATCAAGGTCCTGAAGGATGCTTTCAACTGCATCCGCTTCCGCCTGCTACCAGAGAAGTACTTCAAAGACAGAGTGGAGGCGGATGAGATCATCAAGGCCGACCCAGAGCTCCAGAAGACGATCCAGGTCATCAGGGATGCCTTCAAGGGGAAACTTCCAGAGAAACCCAAGAAGAAGGAGGGGCAGGAGGGTGCTGACGcggaaggtgaggaggagggcaCCCTATTCCCCGGCTTTCTGAATGACAACCGCAGACACGGCATGTACGTACGCGACTTCATCCTGATGATCAATGATACAGCAGCGGTGGCGTATGATGTCAGTGAAAACGAATGCTTCCTGGCGGCCATGTCAGAGCAGGTGCCACGTAACCACGTCAGCCTGGTGTCACAGAAGAACCAGCTCTACATCATTGGAGGACTGTTCGTggatgaggaaaacaaagatgtACCCCTGCAATGCTACGTCTACTTG TTGGATCCGCTCACATCTGACTGGGTTGCCCTGCCGCCCATGCCTTCTCCAAGATGCCTCTTCAACATCGGAGAGAGCGAGAACCTGCTGTTCGCAGTGGCCGGAAAAGACCTCCAGACCAACGAGTCGCTGGATACCGTGATGTGCTACGATGTTGA GAGGATGAAGTGGAGTGAGGCCAAAAAGCTTCCTCTGAAGATCCACGGCCATGCTGTCATCTCCCACAAAGGACTAGTCTACTGCATTGGAGGAAAGACAGATGACAa CAAAGCCCTCAACAAGATGTTTGTGTACAACCACAAGCAGTCGGACTGGAGGGAGCTGGCGGGCATGAAGACGCCCAGGTCCATGTTCGGAGCTGTCGTCCACAACGGCAAGATCGTGGTGGCTGGAGGAGTGAACGAGGAAGGCCTCACTGCGACGTGTGAAGCCTTTGACTTCACGACAAACAA GTGGGAGCCCTTCACAGAGTTTCCCCAGGAGAGGAGCTCTGTCAACCTGCTGAGCAGCGGCGGCTCCCTGTACGCCGTGGGCGGCTTCGCCATGGTTCAGATGGAAAACAAGGAGGTGGCTCCCACAGAGGTCACTGACGTCTGGCA GTACGAGGATGATAAGAAGCAGTGGAGCGGCATGCTGAGGGAGATGCGTTACGCTGCCGGCTCCTCCTGTGTGTCCATGCACCTCAACGCTGCCAGGATGCCCAAACTGTAG